Proteins from one Anaerobranca californiensis DSM 14826 genomic window:
- the topA gene encoding type I DNA topoisomerase produces MNLVIVESPSKAKTIKKFLGKNYDVKASMGHIIDLPKSQLGVDLESLEVKYITIRGKGEILKELKKASKKADKIFLATDPDREGEAISWHLANSFGIDTTEKCRVVFNEITPKAIKEGFKNPRTIDQALVDAQQARRILDRIVGYKISPLLWRKVKKGLSAGRVQSVAVRLIVDREREIRDFIPKEYWSLQVELQNAQQEILQPKLVSYREEKIEINSKEEMDRVISIIEKGQFLVDKVKEAERQKHPSPPFTTSNLQQEAARKLNFSPKKTMMIAQQLYEGIKLGKRGSVGLITYIRTDSTRLSDEFITDLRNYIVKNYGEKYISKEIRKYKSKKNAQEAHEAIRPTDLTNNPDEIKEFLTNDQYKLYKLIWLRTIASQMASALYNVLTIDIKNSDYTFRQTGSILKFSGFTEVYLEGQDEVEDEELAFKGIVKEGEILNLLKIDPKQHFTQPPPRFTEAMLVKTLEEKGIGRPSTYAPIIDTISNRGYVIKEKKVFIPTELGEIVTDLMLEHFPKIVDISFTAQMEDKLDKIEEGEESWEDLIRSFYEDFQKDLQKAEAQIPQVELEDEISDVICEKCGKTMVYKLGKFGKFLACPGFPECRNTKTLVEELGIVCPVCKQGKVVIRKTKKGRQFFGCSRYPECEFQSWDRPIGENCPKCDSYLVEKGRGNNKKFVCSGEKCGFVKDRS; encoded by the coding sequence ATGAATTTAGTAATTGTGGAGTCACCATCTAAGGCAAAAACTATAAAAAAATTTCTAGGAAAAAATTATGATGTTAAAGCATCAATGGGACATATTATAGATCTACCTAAAAGTCAGTTAGGTGTGGACCTAGAAAGTTTAGAAGTTAAATATATAACAATTAGAGGAAAAGGTGAAATATTAAAAGAATTAAAAAAGGCTAGTAAAAAAGCAGATAAAATTTTTCTGGCTACAGACCCTGATCGAGAAGGAGAGGCTATTTCATGGCATCTGGCTAACAGTTTTGGAATAGATACTACAGAAAAATGTCGAGTTGTATTTAATGAGATTACCCCAAAGGCTATTAAAGAAGGTTTCAAAAATCCAAGGACTATAGATCAAGCTTTAGTTGATGCTCAACAAGCTAGAAGAATTTTAGATAGAATAGTAGGATATAAGATTAGTCCATTACTTTGGAGGAAAGTCAAAAAGGGGCTAAGTGCAGGGCGGGTTCAATCGGTAGCTGTTAGATTGATAGTTGATAGGGAAAGGGAGATAAGAGACTTTATCCCAAAAGAATATTGGAGTCTACAAGTTGAATTACAAAATGCTCAACAGGAAATTTTACAGCCTAAATTAGTAAGTTATAGAGAGGAAAAAATAGAAATTAATTCTAAAGAAGAAATGGACAGAGTAATTTCTATTATTGAAAAAGGTCAATTTTTAGTTGATAAAGTCAAAGAAGCAGAGAGGCAAAAACATCCTTCCCCTCCTTTTACCACAAGTAATTTACAACAAGAAGCAGCTCGAAAACTAAATTTTTCTCCTAAAAAAACTATGATGATTGCCCAACAACTTTATGAGGGAATTAAACTGGGGAAAAGGGGGTCTGTAGGTTTAATAACTTATATAAGAACAGATTCAACCCGATTGTCTGATGAATTTATAACAGATTTAAGAAACTATATAGTTAAAAATTATGGTGAAAAATATATTAGTAAAGAGATAAGGAAATATAAAAGTAAAAAAAATGCTCAAGAAGCCCACGAGGCTATAAGGCCTACAGATTTAACTAATAATCCCGATGAAATTAAAGAGTTTTTAACAAATGATCAATATAAATTATATAAACTGATTTGGTTAAGGACTATTGCTTCCCAAATGGCTTCTGCCCTTTATAATGTTCTTACTATAGACATCAAAAACTCAGATTACACTTTTAGACAAACTGGTTCAATTCTTAAATTTTCTGGTTTTACAGAAGTTTATCTTGAAGGTCAAGATGAAGTAGAAGATGAAGAATTGGCTTTTAAAGGGATTGTAAAAGAAGGTGAGATATTAAACCTTTTAAAAATAGATCCTAAACAACACTTTACTCAACCACCTCCAAGATTTACTGAGGCAATGTTAGTTAAAACCCTTGAAGAAAAAGGAATTGGCAGACCAAGTACATATGCACCTATAATAGATACCATTTCTAATCGTGGTTATGTGATAAAAGAAAAAAAAGTTTTTATACCAACAGAACTAGGGGAAATAGTTACAGATTTAATGTTAGAACATTTTCCTAAAATTGTTGATATTTCCTTTACAGCCCAAATGGAAGATAAATTAGATAAAATTGAAGAAGGGGAAGAATCTTGGGAAGATTTAATAAGATCTTTTTATGAAGATTTTCAAAAGGATTTACAAAAGGCTGAAGCTCAGATTCCTCAAGTTGAATTAGAAGATGAAATAAGTGATGTTATTTGTGAAAAATGTGGTAAAACTATGGTTTATAAATTAGGTAAGTTTGGAAAATTTTTAGCCTGTCCAGGTTTCCCTGAATGTAGAAATACCAAAACCTTAGTTGAAGAACTAGGAATTGTTTGTCCTGTTTGTAAACAAGGTAAAGTTGTAATAAGAAAAACTAAAAAGGGAAGGCAATTTTTTGGTTGTTCTAGATATCCTGAATGTGAATTTCAATCATGGGATAGACCAATTGGGGAGAATTGCCCTAAAT
- the dprA gene encoding DNA-processing protein DprA: MKDKLELLLLLSYVKGIGPKRMEFITTKVNSIMELKERFTEISQELDNQTVENLRKIMNNFCLEETILKYKEKNIKILIKEDPDYPMLLKEIYDPPLIIFCKGNVELLKNLNNIAIVGSRKGSFYGKKVAQEMGEFLSEHKFTITSGMASGIDAWAHKGALEGEGSSIGVLGCGLDIIYPRQNEKLYREMEEKGLLLSTFPLGTLPLPGNFPARNRIISGLAKGVVVVEAGFKSGSLITADFALSQGRDVFAVPGNIHSVLSAGTNKLLKDGAIVVTKYDDILAEYNVKYSYEQQRGDSDLTTVEKAIAKATMGQEFSVEYLVLSTGLEISQILSNLITLEINGLIKKVGFNTYQWVGKVDF, encoded by the coding sequence ATGAAAGATAAATTAGAGTTATTGCTTTTATTAAGTTATGTTAAAGGTATAGGGCCTAAAAGGATGGAATTTATAACAACAAAAGTAAATTCAATAATGGAACTGAAAGAAAGATTTACAGAAATATCCCAAGAATTAGATAATCAAACAGTAGAAAATTTAAGAAAAATTATGAATAATTTTTGTTTAGAGGAAACTATATTAAAATATAAAGAAAAAAATATTAAAATTTTAATTAAAGAAGATCCTGATTATCCTATGCTACTAAAAGAAATTTACGACCCTCCCTTAATAATATTTTGTAAAGGGAATGTTGAATTACTGAAAAACCTAAATAATATAGCTATTGTAGGGTCGAGAAAAGGAAGTTTTTATGGCAAAAAGGTGGCACAAGAAATGGGGGAATTTTTAAGTGAGCATAAGTTTACGATAACTAGTGGTATGGCAAGTGGTATAGATGCATGGGCCCATAAAGGAGCATTAGAAGGTGAAGGCAGTTCCATTGGAGTTTTAGGTTGTGGTTTAGATATAATTTATCCAAGACAAAATGAAAAATTGTATAGGGAGATGGAGGAAAAAGGATTATTATTATCTACTTTTCCTTTGGGTACTTTGCCGTTACCAGGTAATTTCCCTGCCCGGAACAGGATAATAAGTGGTTTAGCTAAAGGGGTTGTTGTAGTGGAAGCGGGTTTTAAAAGTGGTTCATTAATAACTGCCGATTTTGCCCTTTCTCAAGGTCGAGATGTATTTGCGGTGCCGGGAAATATCCATAGTGTTCTTAGTGCAGGTACCAATAAATTATTGAAAGATGGGGCAATAGTTGTTACTAAATATGATGATATATTAGCTGAGTACAATGTAAAATATAGTTATGAACAACAAAGAGGGGATAGTGATTTAACTACTGTAGAAAAAGCAATAGCTAAAGCTACAATGGGACAAGAATTTTCCGTTGAATATTTAGTATTATCTACGGGATTAGAAATTTCTCAAATATTATCTAATCTAATTACCCTCGAAATAAATGGTTTAATAAAAAAAGTTGGGTTTAATACATATCAATGGGTGGGAAAAGTTGACTTTTAG
- the eam gene encoding glutamate 2,3-aminomutase, whose product MNENNKREVSLKRAAELKSRIQDYLDIKDKIPTGYDVEEQYNQQKAKLLKILGGTEEDWNNWKWQIKHRISDVKTLSAILNLTDQEIEEIKKSGEKNRWAISPYYAALMSKDDPTCPIRLQSLPQLAEILDDSGHEDPMGEQYTSPAPGITRRYPDRLIINVTNQCAMYCRHCQRRRNIGEVDKNLPKDQLLEAIEYIRANSEIRDVLVTGGDALMLADSTLDWLLGELRNIPHVEIIRIGTRALVTIPQRITEELCEILEKYAPIYLNTQFNHPKEITREVKKATDMLAKAGVVMGNQAVLLNKINNDPHIMKKLNHELLKVRIRPYYIFHAKSVKGTAHFITKVEEGLEIMEKLRGYTSGLAIPTYIVNAPKGYGKTPMLPNYLLEVDEDHIKLRTWENRELIYKYEE is encoded by the coding sequence ATGAATGAAAATAACAAAAGAGAGGTGTCCTTAAAAAGAGCTGCTGAATTAAAGAGCCGTATACAAGATTATTTAGATATAAAGGATAAAATACCTACAGGATATGATGTGGAAGAACAGTATAATCAGCAGAAGGCTAAACTTCTTAAAATACTAGGGGGAACTGAAGAGGATTGGAATAATTGGAAATGGCAAATCAAACATAGAATTAGTGATGTAAAGACTTTATCTGCCATTTTAAATTTAACTGATCAGGAAATAGAAGAAATAAAAAAATCTGGAGAAAAAAATAGGTGGGCTATATCGCCATACTATGCAGCTTTAATGTCTAAGGATGATCCAACATGTCCTATTAGATTACAATCTTTACCTCAGTTGGCGGAAATTTTGGATGATTCAGGGCATGAAGATCCAATGGGGGAGCAATACACATCTCCCGCTCCCGGTATCACTAGAAGATATCCAGATAGGTTAATCATAAACGTAACTAACCAATGTGCTATGTACTGTAGACATTGTCAAAGGAGAAGAAATATAGGAGAGGTAGATAAAAATTTACCAAAAGATCAATTATTAGAGGCTATCGAATATATTCGGGCAAACAGTGAAATCAGAGATGTATTGGTGACTGGTGGAGATGCCTTGATGTTAGCAGATAGTACATTGGATTGGCTTTTAGGCGAATTAAGGAATATTCCCCATGTAGAAATTATCCGAATTGGTACAAGGGCACTAGTCACTATTCCCCAAAGAATAACTGAGGAACTTTGTGAAATTTTAGAAAAATATGCTCCTATTTATCTCAATACCCAATTTAACCATCCTAAAGAAATAACTAGAGAAGTTAAAAAAGCTACCGATATGCTGGCAAAAGCAGGGGTGGTTATGGGAAATCAAGCGGTATTATTGAATAAAATTAATAATGACCCCCATATAATGAAAAAACTTAACCATGAATTATTAAAGGTGAGAATAAGACCCTATTATATTTTCCACGCTAAAAGTGTTAAAGGAACGGCCCATTTTATCACTAAAGTAGAAGAAGGGCTAGAAATAATGGAGAAATTAAGGGGATATACCAGTGGTTTAGCTATACCAACATATATTGTCAATGCTCCAAAGGGGTATGGTAAAACTCCTATGTTACCTAATTATTTATTGGAAGTAGATGAGGATCATATTAAATTGCGGACTTGGGAAAACCGAGAATTAATTTATAAATATGAAGAATAA
- the argS gene encoding arginine--tRNA ligase, translated as MDKYKKIISEILEGLTGLSRQEILDLIEQPDNPEYGDLAFPTFSLAKTLRKAPAIIAQELVEKIQKPSDFSKVVNLGPYVNFFIDTTKLMEETIKEIIEQGDEFGSSNLGEGKTVVIDFSSPNIAKPFGIGHLRSTVIGNSLYKIHKFLGFNVVGINHIGDWGTQFGKVIVAFDKWGDLETLNNSEDPVKYLYDLYVKFHEEAEKDPALEDLARDTFKDLENGDEEKMAKWQMFRDISLKELKRIYDILGVHFDSYKGEQFYNDLIPETLETLINKGITEISEGALIVNLDKFDLPPILLRKKDGATLYATRDICAAIYRYNKYKFDKMLYVVGAEQSLHFKQVFKTLAIAGFDFSENCEHIPFGLFRFQEGKMSTRKGNLIFLDDVIKKAISLTKEIILEKNPNLQNKDEVSKQVGVGAIIFGDLYNDRIKNVIFDWDKILDFNGETGPYVQYSHARICSLLRKSVAEEVKPDFAALNSEYEDSLVKKLSQFPDVVKNSIQGYKPSVIARYLISVAKEFNRYYHYCPINKEENPNIRQGRLMLAKATAQVIKNGLNLLGIEAPEEM; from the coding sequence ATGGATAAATATAAAAAAATCATTAGTGAAATATTAGAGGGATTAACTGGATTAAGTAGACAAGAAATACTTGATTTAATAGAACAACCGGATAATCCTGAATATGGTGATTTGGCTTTTCCTACTTTTTCATTAGCAAAGACTTTAAGAAAAGCTCCAGCTATCATTGCCCAAGAATTAGTGGAAAAAATACAAAAACCTTCAGATTTTTCTAAAGTAGTAAATTTAGGACCATATGTTAATTTTTTTATTGATACAACCAAACTTATGGAAGAAACTATAAAGGAAATAATAGAACAAGGTGATGAATTTGGAAGTTCTAATTTAGGAGAAGGAAAAACTGTTGTTATAGATTTTTCATCTCCTAATATCGCTAAACCTTTTGGTATTGGTCATTTAAGAAGTACAGTTATAGGCAATAGCCTTTATAAAATTCATAAATTCCTAGGTTTTAATGTTGTTGGGATAAATCATATAGGTGATTGGGGTACCCAATTTGGTAAAGTGATTGTGGCCTTTGATAAATGGGGAGATTTAGAAACATTAAATAACTCAGAAGATCCCGTCAAATATCTTTATGATTTATATGTAAAATTCCATGAAGAAGCGGAAAAAGATCCAGCTTTAGAAGATCTCGCTAGAGATACTTTTAAGGATTTAGAAAATGGCGATGAAGAAAAGATGGCTAAATGGCAAATGTTTAGAGATATTAGTTTAAAAGAGTTAAAGAGGATTTACGATATCTTAGGTGTACATTTTGATAGTTATAAAGGAGAACAATTTTATAACGACTTAATTCCTGAAACTTTAGAAACTTTAATAAATAAAGGGATTACTGAAATAAGTGAAGGTGCTTTGATCGTAAATTTAGATAAATTTGATCTACCTCCTATACTACTAAGGAAAAAAGATGGTGCCACTTTATATGCTACTAGAGATATCTGTGCAGCTATTTATAGATATAATAAATATAAATTTGATAAAATGTTATACGTTGTTGGAGCAGAACAATCTCTTCACTTTAAACAAGTTTTTAAAACCTTAGCTATAGCAGGGTTTGATTTTAGTGAAAACTGTGAGCATATTCCTTTTGGCCTTTTCAGATTTCAAGAAGGCAAAATGTCTACCCGTAAAGGTAATTTAATATTTTTAGATGATGTGATTAAAAAAGCTATTAGCTTAACTAAAGAAATAATCTTAGAAAAAAACCCTAATTTACAAAATAAAGATGAAGTTAGCAAACAGGTAGGAGTAGGGGCTATAATTTTTGGAGACTTATACAATGATAGAATAAAAAATGTTATTTTTGATTGGGATAAAATACTGGATTTCAATGGTGAAACTGGTCCCTATGTTCAATATTCCCATGCCAGAATTTGTAGCTTGTTGAGGAAAAGTGTCGCTGAGGAAGTAAAACCGGATTTTGCTGCATTAAATAGCGAATATGAAGATAGTTTAGTTAAAAAATTAAGCCAATTTCCCGATGTAGTAAAAAATAGTATACAAGGGTATAAACCATCGGTAATTGCTAGATATTTGATTTCTGTAGCTAAAGAGTTTAACAGATACTATCATTATTGTCCTATTAACAAAGAAGAAAATCCCAATATTAGACAAGGAAGGTTAATGCTGGCAAAAGCCACTGCTCAAGTAATTAAAAACGGTCTAAATTTATTGGGGATAGAAGCACCGGAAGAAATGTAG
- the mgsA gene encoding methylglyoxal synthase yields MNIALIAHDRKKQQMVNFCIAYQRILEVHNLYATGTTGKKIAEATGLKVNKFLSGPLGGDQQIGAKIAENEMDLVLFFRDPLMAQPHEPDITALLRLCDVHNIPVATNIATAEILLKGLERGDFHWRTL; encoded by the coding sequence ATGAACATAGCTTTAATAGCCCATGATAGAAAAAAACAACAAATGGTTAATTTTTGTATAGCTTATCAAAGAATTTTAGAAGTTCATAATTTATATGCCACGGGAACTACAGGTAAAAAAATAGCAGAAGCTACAGGGCTTAAAGTAAACAAATTTTTATCTGGCCCTTTAGGTGGAGATCAGCAAATAGGAGCAAAAATTGCAGAAAATGAAATGGATCTAGTATTATTTTTTAGAGATCCTTTAATGGCTCAGCCCCATGAACCTGATATTACGGCATTACTTAGACTCTGTGATGTACATAATATACCAGTAGCTACAAATATAGCTACTGCAGAAATTTTACTTAAAGGTTTAGAAAGAGGAGACTTTCACTGGAGAACATTATAA
- a CDS encoding M42 family metallopeptidase, translating into MMELLKRLSESFGPSGHETRVANLIVEEIKGYCDEIFIDKLGNVIALKKGQSDKKIMYASHIDEIGLLVTYIEKEGFLRFTNIGGVSPYILLGQRVKLDCGVIGVIGSEKITDISKLTLDKMFIDIGVNSKEEAEKLISIGEVAVIHREFENKGDKVIGKALDDRAGCWVLINALKQIKNPEHNLYFVFTVQEEVGLRGAKTAAYRIDPDLAIAVDVTAVGDTPKAHRMAVELGKGPAIKVKDMSIMVHPMVKDMLIKKARELSIPYQLEVLEFGGTDSGAIHVSREGVWAGVVSIPCRYIHTPSEMVSVDDLNNAVKLIVASTEFEF; encoded by the coding sequence ATAATGGAATTGTTAAAACGTTTATCGGAAAGTTTTGGACCCTCTGGTCATGAAACAAGGGTAGCTAACTTAATTGTTGAAGAAATTAAAGGCTATTGTGATGAAATATTTATTGATAAACTAGGTAATGTTATTGCACTAAAAAAAGGTCAAAGTGATAAAAAAATCATGTATGCCAGCCATATAGATGAGATCGGCCTATTAGTTACATACATAGAAAAAGAAGGTTTTTTAAGATTTACTAATATTGGCGGGGTTTCCCCTTATATTCTTTTAGGTCAAAGGGTAAAACTGGATTGTGGAGTTATTGGAGTTATAGGCAGTGAGAAAATAACAGATATTTCAAAATTGACTTTAGATAAAATGTTTATTGATATTGGGGTTAATTCTAAAGAAGAAGCAGAAAAATTAATAAGTATTGGGGAAGTTGCTGTAATTCATAGGGAATTTGAAAACAAAGGTGATAAAGTTATAGGAAAAGCTTTAGATGACCGGGCAGGTTGCTGGGTATTGATTAATGCATTAAAACAAATTAAAAATCCTGAACATAACCTATATTTTGTTTTTACCGTTCAAGAAGAAGTTGGATTAAGGGGAGCTAAAACGGCAGCCTATCGGATAGATCCAGACTTAGCTATAGCTGTAGATGTTACAGCAGTAGGGGATACCCCTAAAGCTCATAGGATGGCTGTTGAGCTTGGTAAAGGGCCAGCTATAAAAGTTAAGGATATGTCTATTATGGTTCATCCAATGGTTAAAGATATGTTAATCAAAAAAGCAAGGGAATTATCTATTCCATATCAACTAGAAGTTCTTGAATTTGGTGGTACAGATTCTGGAGCTATCCATGTCTCAAGGGAAGGGGTATGGGCAGGTGTTGTTTCTATCCCATGCCGCTATATTCATACACCTTCAGAGATGGTAAGTGTAGATGATTTAAATAATGCTGTAAAATTAATTGTCGCTTCTACAGAATTTGAATTTTAA
- a CDS encoding M42 family metallopeptidase has translation MLLEKLSNAHGVAGNEIKVAKLLKEELEPYVDEFQSDYLGNLIAIKGKDKKGPKVMISAHMDEIGLMITSIERNGLLKFRPVGGIDPRVLVSKTVQIGDDLTKGVIGAKPIHLQKPGEREVALSFEQLFIDIGAKSEEDAKRSVKLGDYCSFDTQFGKINDQLYKGKAFDDRVGCAILAEILKSDFPFPIYGAFTVQEEVGLRGATVAAYSVNPDIAIVLEGTSASDVPESVEHRFSTRLGHGPALSVIDASIIVQKNILKEVVKIAEANNIPYQYRQTAVGGNDAGKIHLTREGIQTFTISVPCRYIHSPVSLMNGKDFENTIKLVSAILKEISQGGLR, from the coding sequence ATGCTATTAGAAAAGCTTTCAAATGCCCATGGTGTAGCAGGTAATGAAATAAAGGTAGCAAAGTTATTAAAAGAGGAATTGGAGCCTTATGTCGACGAATTTCAATCAGATTATTTAGGAAATTTAATTGCCATTAAAGGTAAAGATAAAAAAGGACCTAAAGTAATGATATCTGCCCATATGGATGAAATTGGTTTAATGATTACATCTATTGAAAGGAATGGATTGTTAAAATTCAGACCTGTAGGAGGAATAGATCCAAGGGTTTTAGTGTCAAAAACTGTCCAAATAGGAGATGATTTAACCAAAGGGGTAATTGGAGCAAAACCTATTCACTTACAAAAACCTGGTGAAAGGGAAGTTGCTTTGAGCTTTGAACAACTTTTTATAGATATTGGGGCTAAAAGTGAAGAAGATGCTAAAAGATCAGTAAAGTTAGGGGATTATTGTTCCTTTGATACTCAATTTGGTAAAATAAATGATCAGTTATATAAAGGTAAAGCCTTTGATGATAGGGTAGGTTGTGCTATTTTGGCTGAGATTCTTAAAAGTGATTTTCCCTTCCCTATTTATGGAGCTTTTACTGTACAAGAAGAGGTAGGATTGAGGGGAGCGACAGTGGCTGCCTATTCAGTTAATCCAGATATAGCCATTGTTTTAGAGGGAACTTCTGCTTCTGATGTACCTGAAAGTGTAGAACATAGGTTTTCTACCCGTTTAGGACATGGTCCGGCATTATCGGTGATTGATGCTTCAATTATTGTACAAAAAAACATATTAAAAGAGGTAGTAAAAATAGCAGAAGCTAATAATATACCCTACCAATACCGTCAAACAGCGGTTGGTGGTAATGATGCAGGGAAAATTCATTTAACAAGGGAAGGGATCCAAACCTTTACCATTTCAGTACCTTGTAGATATATCCATTCTCCAGTATCCCTTATGAATGGCAAAGATTTTGAAAATACCATTAAATTAGTCAGTGCTATTTTAAAAGAAATTTCTCAAGGAGGTTTAAGATAA
- a CDS encoding M42 family metallopeptidase, which yields METKDFLREITEIMGVSGYELKVGLKINDYFHRLCDQTKIDKLGNVIGYKKGSGNGPKIMLAAHMDEIGLMITKIEEGGFLRFTSVGGIDPRTLPAQEVTIYGKEKVYGIIGAKPPHLTEPEERTKAIKMYDLFIDTGLSEEEVKEKIGVGDIVVVNRKLLELKNNYVSGKALDDRAGVAVIIECLKELRKMVHTADVYAVATVQEEVGLRGAMVSSYGIVPDIGIAIDVCFGDMPGLSEEYTSKLDDGPVLAIGPNIHPKVFEGLKKVADNWNIPIQLETAPGHSGTDAGAIQIARGGIATAVVSLPQRYMHTSVETLAIQDIKKAGKLLALYIASLDKKGLEELKCY from the coding sequence TTGGAAACAAAGGATTTTTTGCGAGAAATAACTGAAATTATGGGAGTTTCAGGGTATGAACTTAAGGTAGGCCTTAAAATAAATGATTACTTCCATAGGTTATGTGATCAAACAAAAATAGACAAATTAGGTAATGTTATTGGTTATAAAAAGGGAAGTGGTAATGGTCCTAAGATTATGTTGGCAGCCCATATGGATGAGATTGGTTTAATGATAACAAAAATTGAAGAAGGGGGATTTTTGCGTTTTACCTCAGTAGGTGGTATAGACCCCCGAACTTTGCCAGCTCAAGAGGTAACTATTTATGGTAAAGAGAAAGTATATGGCATTATAGGGGCTAAACCTCCTCATTTAACGGAACCTGAAGAAAGAACTAAAGCTATAAAAATGTATGATCTATTTATTGATACGGGATTATCAGAAGAGGAAGTTAAAGAAAAAATTGGAGTTGGAGATATTGTAGTAGTTAATAGAAAGTTATTAGAATTAAAAAATAATTATGTCTCAGGGAAAGCTTTAGATGATCGGGCTGGAGTAGCAGTAATAATTGAGTGTTTAAAAGAATTAAGAAAAATGGTACATACTGCCGATGTTTATGCAGTGGCAACGGTTCAAGAAGAAGTAGGTTTAAGGGGAGCTATGGTAAGTAGCTATGGGATTGTACCAGATATAGGGATTGCCATAGATGTTTGTTTTGGTGATATGCCGGGACTATCTGAAGAATATACTTCTAAATTAGATGATGGTCCAGTTCTCGCTATAGGTCCTAATATTCATCCTAAAGTATTTGAAGGTTTAAAAAAAGTTGCAGATAATTGGAATATTCCTATCCAATTAGAAACAGCCCCAGGTCACTCAGGTACTGATGCCGGTGCTATTCAAATAGCCAGAGGTGGTATTGCTACAGCAGTGGTTTCTTTACCTCAAAGGTATATGCACACTTCTGTAGAAACATTAGCTATTCAAGATATAAAAAAAGCAGGGAAACTTTTAGCCCTCTATATTGCTAGTTTGGATAAGAAGGGATTGGAGGAATTAAAATGCTATTAG
- a CDS encoding CDP-alcohol phosphatidyltransferase family protein, whose translation MNWPNLITLVRLFLIPIYLMVLPNISYSYKHIFSLFIITIGALLDMLDGYIARKYSLVTDLGIILDPLADKLLLVTVGIGLWLNDKLPLWLIIFIIIREAIMILGGLVNYIYTKVVISANFWGKINTCYVYLLIISYIFNWSVKEYLTIGFIGLVVLTTGIYFKIFLSKIKLKRIPQISSQNRDKIKGF comes from the coding sequence ATGAATTGGCCTAATTTAATAACTTTAGTTAGATTGTTTTTAATACCAATTTATTTAATGGTTTTACCTAACATCAGTTATTCTTATAAACATATTTTTTCCCTTTTCATTATAACAATAGGTGCTTTGTTGGATATGTTAGACGGATATATTGCGAGAAAGTATAGTTTAGTAACTGATTTAGGGATTATATTAGATCCATTGGCAGATAAATTACTTTTAGTAACCGTTGGAATTGGTTTATGGTTAAATGATAAATTACCTTTATGGTTAATAATTTTTATAATCATTAGGGAAGCCATTATGATCCTTGGAGGTCTAGTTAACTATATCTATACAAAAGTAGTTATATCAGCTAATTTTTGGGGTAAAATTAACACTTGTTATGTTTATCTTCTAATTATTAGTTATATTTTTAATTGGTCAGTAAAAGAATATTTGACTATCGGTTTTATTGGATTAGTGGTATTAACTACTGGGATATATTTCAAGATTTTTTTATCTAAAATAAAGTTAAAAAGGATTCCACAAATATCTTCTCAGAATAGGGATAAAATAAAGGGTTTTTAA
- a CDS encoding tRNA (mnm(5)s(2)U34)-methyltransferase — protein MIKRSLEFARQLIFESLRDGDIAIDGTAGNGNDTLLLAKGVGEKGKVYAFDIQQEALDNTYKLLVNNKLERRVVLIKESHDCLKQYLGNLKAKAIMFNFGYLPGGNHEIITKLESTIPAIEQGLEILQKNGIMSLMLYPGHYGGKWETDGVITLAKNLNPRHYTVLHYNLINLQNFPPQLLLIQKKI, from the coding sequence GTGATTAAGAGAAGTCTAGAATTTGCAAGGCAATTAATATTTGAAAGTTTAAGGGATGGAGATATAGCAATAGATGGTACTGCAGGAAATGGTAATGATACATTATTATTAGCAAAGGGGGTAGGAGAAAAGGGTAAGGTTTACGCCTTTGATATTCAACAAGAAGCATTAGATAATACATATAAATTATTAGTTAATAATAAACTAGAAAGGAGAGTAGTTTTAATTAAAGAAAGTCATGATTGTTTAAAACAATATTTAGGTAATCTAAAGGCAAAGGCTATAATGTTTAATTTTGGATACTTGCCAGGAGGGAATCATGAAATTATAACAAAATTGGAATCTACAATTCCAGCCATTGAACAAGGTTTAGAAATTTTGCAAAAAAATGGTATAATGTCCTTAATGTTATACCCTGGCCATTACGGAGGGAAGTGGGAAACTGACGGTGTGATTACTTTAGCTAAAAACCTAAATCCTAGGCATTATACGGTATTACATTATAATTTAATTAATTTGCAAAATTTTCCTCCTCAACTTTTGTTAATTCAAAAAAAGATTTAA